In Janthinobacterium sp. 67, a genomic segment contains:
- a CDS encoding response regulator transcription factor, with the protein MRSDTAPIRVLIADDHQLLLDGIAALLRAFPGVVLVGQATDGQQAVRQFDALLPDVTLMDLQMPVMSGLDAIGAIRARHPQARIIVLTTYKGDTQVLRAIRAGACGYVLKSALRHELLAAIQNVHAGRRHITPEIEAELALYACSDVLSNRELDVLKQVAQGNSNRETGALLQIKEETVKAHMSTILAKLGARDRTHAVTIALRRGILDA; encoded by the coding sequence ATGCGCAGCGATACGGCACCGATACGCGTCCTCATCGCCGACGACCACCAGTTGCTGCTCGACGGTATCGCGGCCCTGCTGCGCGCCTTTCCCGGCGTGGTGCTGGTGGGCCAGGCCACCGACGGCCAGCAGGCGGTGCGGCAATTTGACGCGCTGCTGCCCGATGTCACGCTGATGGATTTGCAGATGCCGGTCATGAGCGGCCTTGACGCGATTGGCGCCATCCGCGCGCGCCATCCGCAGGCGCGCATCATCGTGCTGACCACCTACAAGGGCGACACGCAGGTGCTGCGCGCCATCCGTGCGGGCGCGTGCGGCTATGTGCTGAAAAGCGCGCTGCGCCACGAATTGCTGGCGGCGATACAGAACGTGCACGCGGGGCGGCGCCACATCACGCCCGAGATCGAGGCGGAGCTGGCCCTGTATGCGTGCAGCGACGTGCTGTCGAACCGCGAACTGGACGTGCTCAAGCAGGTCGCGCAAGGCAATTCCAACCGCGAAACGGGCGCCCTGCTGCAGATCAAGGAAGAAACCGTCAAGGCGCACATGAGCACCATCCTGGCCAAGCTGGGCGCCAGGGACCGCACCCACGCCGTCACCATCGCGCTACGGCGCGGCATCCTCGACGCCTGA
- a CDS encoding sensor histidine kinase: protein MRLPVLAALCWLLLLFSPPGLAIDAARGIHQLQHTSWTSRDGAPDDISVIAQGGDGFLWLGTHSGLVRFDGLRFEPLRARQGAFPDTVTLALKRAADGGMWVGWQVGGISHVKDGVVRNYGEAQGVRPGSVWGFAIDATGAVWAAGVAGVSRFDGRRWQAMGPAQGYTAQKASAVFADRDGRLGVFSERGLFIWQPGQARFAPPVGRLDLRAPPQQGPDGRLYLLELRGIRIIDSLERYDRLDHRWIYRDTSGTSGSMLVDRQGTLWFDSQFGLHRTRSAGALGPQQLGISGDTESFLPRDGLSNVLIGSLCDDNEGNVWVATYAGLDRFRQAAPVILSARAGPEAPEAFRAQQLSPGTGGRMWLSKEGDTPLMLAAHDGKVLRAPALGPITAIMAAPRGIRVGARAGLLRLDGDDGRVLETIAYPPEAAALKRVRMAVNAPDGSLWAIFSGAGVFQYADGAWRREPALPEGGRKVPLALLADAAGRLWLSYPDGSVAVLDGGRLASYGPAQGMDLGKVPALLETGGQLLAGGQQGLALWRDGRFVSLRAASAGVFDGVVGMLRARDGSLWLNTGNGAVRAAAAEVAQALRDPSHSMQAQLYDGADGLNGKMSLLHNGSIAEADDGKIWFSRQSATFWIDPRQPAPPLPAPQTEIGALMVDGQRVAVADYARLPGGTRGVQFAYNASSLGAPARLRFRYRLEGYDRDWQNADERRQAQYTGLGPGAYRFQVMAINGDGVASAVAQLPFRVLPAFYQTWWFRSLCAAALLAAAYGAYRWRLREHAARLQTRMEAQQAERERIARELHDTLLQGTQAMILHFHNASMAIAEDDPARAAMLRALDDADRMLGEGRDHVHDLRAGDDAGARWSAILQREGERLAAQHGIVFRYAEDGEARMLHARAAHEIYRIASEALRNAFRHARAQVVEVTVRYACGGIELLVRDDGQGLPPVVAANGQIPGHWGMPGMRERAAKLGARLSVGGRDGGGTQWRLRVPARRAWPLAQGPLRRWWRRWRRSGVEDAAP, encoded by the coding sequence GTGCGCCTGCCCGTCCTGGCTGCGCTGTGCTGGCTGCTGCTGTTGTTCAGTCCTCCCGGACTGGCCATCGACGCGGCGCGCGGCATCCACCAGCTGCAGCACACCAGCTGGACGTCCAGGGATGGCGCGCCGGACGATATCAGCGTCATCGCCCAAGGCGGCGATGGCTTCCTGTGGCTGGGCACCCATTCGGGCCTGGTGCGTTTTGACGGCCTGCGTTTCGAGCCCTTGCGCGCGCGCCAGGGCGCGTTTCCCGATACGGTGACCCTGGCCCTCAAGCGCGCGGCCGACGGCGGCATGTGGGTGGGGTGGCAAGTGGGCGGCATCAGCCATGTCAAGGATGGCGTGGTGCGCAATTACGGCGAGGCGCAGGGCGTGCGGCCCGGTTCCGTCTGGGGTTTCGCCATCGACGCCACGGGCGCCGTGTGGGCCGCCGGCGTGGCCGGGGTGTCGCGCTTCGACGGCCGGCGCTGGCAGGCGATGGGTCCGGCGCAGGGCTACACGGCGCAAAAAGCCTCCGCCGTGTTCGCGGACCGGGACGGCAGGCTGGGCGTGTTCAGCGAACGGGGCCTGTTTATCTGGCAGCCGGGCCAGGCGCGCTTCGCGCCGCCCGTGGGCCGCCTCGACTTGCGCGCGCCGCCGCAGCAGGGACCGGACGGCCGCCTGTATCTGCTGGAGCTGCGCGGCATCCGCATCATCGACTCGCTCGAGCGCTACGACCGGCTCGACCACCGCTGGATCTACCGCGATACGAGCGGCACCAGCGGCAGCATGCTGGTCGACCGTCAGGGCACCTTGTGGTTCGACAGCCAGTTCGGCTTGCACCGCACGCGCAGCGCCGGCGCGCTGGGGCCGCAGCAGCTGGGCATCAGCGGCGACACGGAATCGTTCCTGCCCCGCGACGGCTTGAGCAATGTGCTGATCGGTTCCCTGTGCGACGACAACGAAGGCAATGTCTGGGTCGCCACGTATGCTGGCCTGGACCGCTTCCGCCAGGCCGCGCCCGTGATCCTCAGCGCGCGCGCGGGACCCGAGGCGCCCGAAGCCTTCCGTGCGCAGCAGCTGTCGCCCGGCACCGGCGGGCGCATGTGGCTGTCGAAGGAGGGCGATACGCCGCTGATGCTGGCGGCGCACGACGGCAAGGTCTTGCGCGCGCCCGCGCTGGGACCGATCACGGCCATCATGGCGGCGCCGCGCGGCATCCGCGTCGGCGCCCGTGCCGGCTTGCTGCGGCTCGATGGCGACGATGGCCGCGTGCTCGAGACGATTGCCTATCCGCCGGAAGCGGCCGCCTTGAAACGGGTGCGCATGGCGGTGAACGCGCCCGACGGCAGCCTGTGGGCGATTTTCAGCGGCGCCGGCGTATTCCAGTACGCGGACGGCGCATGGCGGCGCGAACCGGCCTTGCCCGAGGGCGGGCGCAAGGTGCCGCTGGCGTTGCTGGCCGATGCGGCCGGCCGTTTGTGGCTGTCCTATCCGGACGGCAGCGTGGCGGTGCTGGACGGCGGGCGCCTGGCCAGCTACGGCCCCGCACAGGGCATGGACCTGGGCAAGGTACCGGCGCTGCTCGAGACGGGCGGCCAGCTGCTGGCGGGCGGCCAGCAGGGGCTGGCGCTGTGGCGCGACGGGCGCTTCGTATCGCTGCGCGCGGCGTCGGCCGGCGTTTTCGATGGCGTGGTCGGCATGCTGCGCGCGCGCGACGGCAGCCTGTGGCTCAATACGGGCAATGGCGCCGTGCGCGCGGCCGCCGCCGAGGTGGCGCAGGCCCTGCGCGACCCGTCGCATTCCATGCAGGCGCAGTTGTACGATGGCGCCGATGGCTTGAACGGCAAAATGAGCTTGCTGCATAACGGTTCGATCGCCGAAGCGGACGATGGCAAAATCTGGTTTTCGCGCCAGAGCGCGACGTTCTGGATCGACCCGCGCCAGCCGGCGCCGCCGCTGCCGGCGCCGCAGACGGAGATCGGGGCATTGATGGTCGATGGCCAGCGCGTCGCCGTCGCCGATTATGCGCGCCTGCCGGGCGGCACGCGCGGCGTGCAGTTCGCCTACAACGCCAGCAGCCTGGGCGCACCGGCCCGCCTGCGCTTCCGCTACCGGCTCGAAGGCTACGACAGGGACTGGCAGAATGCGGACGAGCGGCGCCAGGCGCAATACACGGGCCTGGGGCCGGGCGCCTACCGCTTCCAGGTGATGGCCATCAATGGCGACGGCGTGGCCAGCGCGGTGGCGCAACTGCCGTTCCGCGTGCTGCCTGCCTTTTATCAGACCTGGTGGTTCCGCAGCCTGTGCGCGGCGGCGTTGCTGGCGGCCGCGTATGGCGCCTACCGCTGGCGGCTGCGCGAGCACGCCGCGCGCCTGCAGACGCGGATGGAGGCGCAGCAGGCCGAGCGCGAACGCATCGCGCGCGAACTGCACGATACCCTGCTGCAGGGCACGCAGGCGATGATCCTGCACTTTCACAATGCCAGCATGGCCATCGCCGAGGATGATCCCGCGCGCGCCGCCATGCTGCGCGCGCTCGACGACGCCGACCGCATGCTGGGCGAGGGGCGCGACCACGTGCACGACCTGCGCGCCGGCGACGATGCCGGCGCGCGCTGGAGCGCCATCCTGCAGCGCGAAGGCGAACGGCTGGCGGCGCAGCACGGCATCGTGTTCCGCTACGCGGAGGACGGCGAGGCGCGCATGCTGCATGCGCGCGCCGCGCACGAGATCTACCGCATCGCCAGCGAGGCGCTGCGCAATGCCTTCCGGCATGCGCGCGCGCAGGTGGTCGAGGTGACGGTGCGCTATGCGTGCGGAGGCATCGAACTGCTCGTGCGCGACGATGGCCAGGGCTTGCCGCCCGTGGTGGCGGCGAACGGACAGATTCCCGGACACTGGGGCATGCCCGGCATGCGCGAGCGCGCCGCGAAACTCGGTGCGCGCCTGTCCGTGGGCGGGCGCGACGGGGGCGGCACGCAATGGCGCCTGCGGGTGCCGGCGCGCCGCGCCTGGCCGCTGGCGCAAGGCCCGCTGCGCCGCTGGTGGCGGCGCTGGCGCCGCTCAGGCGTCGAGGATGCCGCGCCGTAG
- a CDS encoding YoaK family protein, whose amino-acid sequence MDQPPHSRLFGTSLGFLAGYVDTLGFIALFGLFTAHVTGNFVLIGAALADASRVSILLKFLAFPAFIAGVAVTRLMVLAVERRAGPSLTLAMLLQWALLAGFMVFGILAEPIGKDVSSMAMVAGLLGTAAMGVHSATSRLLLAHLAPTSMMTGNVTQIVIDTVDVLRGAADAATHARCGKFFWPLAAFALGAIAAAFAYLAVGFVALAVPLLLLAGLIIVQHRSGRAAVPAA is encoded by the coding sequence ATGGATCAGCCACCACACAGCCGCTTGTTCGGCACCAGCCTGGGATTTTTAGCCGGGTATGTCGATACCCTGGGTTTTATTGCCCTCTTTGGCCTGTTTACGGCCCATGTCACGGGCAACTTCGTGCTGATCGGCGCCGCCCTGGCGGACGCATCGCGCGTGTCCATCCTGTTGAAGTTTCTCGCTTTTCCCGCCTTTATCGCCGGCGTGGCCGTCACGCGCCTGATGGTGCTGGCCGTCGAGCGCCGCGCCGGCCCGTCGCTGACCCTGGCCATGCTGCTGCAGTGGGCCTTGCTGGCCGGCTTCATGGTGTTTGGCATCCTGGCCGAACCGATCGGCAAGGACGTCAGTTCCATGGCCATGGTGGCCGGTTTGCTGGGCACGGCCGCCATGGGCGTGCACAGCGCCACCAGCCGGTTGCTGCTGGCGCACCTGGCACCCACCTCCATGATGACGGGAAACGTGACGCAGATCGTCATCGACACCGTCGACGTGTTGCGCGGCGCGGCCGATGCCGCCACCCATGCGCGCTGTGGCAAGTTCTTCTGGCCGCTGGCAGCGTTCGCCCTGGGCGCCATCGCCGCCGCCTTTGCCTACCTGGCTGTCGGCTTCGTGGCGCTGGCCGTGCCCTTGCTGCTGCTCGCCGGCCTGATCATCGTGCAGCACCGCAGCGGCCGCGCGGCCGTGCCTGCCGCCTGA
- a CDS encoding amidohydrolase, giving the protein MPEHTLPAAAPLILLNGCFHTVDKSCPQASAVAIADGKFLAVGDADDVMRHRTPHSRVVDLGGRTVIPGLNDSHLHLIRGGLNYNLELRWEGVPSLADALRMLKEQALRTPNPQWVRVVGGWNEFQFAEKRMPTLDEINAAAPDTPVFILHLYDRALLNRAALRVVGYDKNTPNPPGGEIVRDAAGNPTGMLIARPNAMILYATLAKGPTLPRELQVNSTRQFMRELNRLGLTSAIDAGGGFQNYPEDYAVVEELAQKEQLTIRIAYNLFTQNKGRELEDFEKWTEMVTPGQGDDYYRHNGAGEMLVFSAADFEDFLEPRPDLAPGMDDELEKVVRHLVSKRWPFRLHATYDESIARMLTVFEKVNRDIPFDGLHWMFDHCETITPKNIDRVKALGGGIAIQHRMAFQGEYFVDRYGAEAAKATPPIARMLQTGVPVGGGTDATRVASYNPWTALYWLVSGRTVGGLRLYDAGSRLSRDTALELWTAGSAWFSSEQGKKGRIQEGMLADLAVLSADFFSIDEEAIKSIESVLTIVGGKIVYGQAEFTPLAPPPIPVLPDWSPVKNVAGHYRAAPPQKTGVMQQHQCQGACGVHAHAHDVARKSSVPVSSHSGFWGALGCSCFAF; this is encoded by the coding sequence ATGCCAGAACATACCCTCCCCGCCGCCGCCCCCTTGATACTGCTCAACGGCTGTTTCCATACCGTCGATAAAAGCTGCCCGCAAGCGAGCGCGGTGGCCATCGCCGACGGCAAATTCCTCGCCGTGGGCGATGCCGATGACGTCATGCGCCATCGCACGCCCCACAGCCGCGTGGTCGACCTCGGTGGCCGCACGGTGATTCCCGGCCTGAACGACTCGCACCTGCACCTGATCCGCGGCGGCTTGAACTACAACCTGGAATTGCGCTGGGAAGGCGTGCCCTCGCTGGCCGACGCCCTGCGCATGCTGAAGGAACAGGCGCTGCGCACGCCGAACCCGCAGTGGGTGCGCGTCGTGGGCGGCTGGAACGAATTCCAGTTCGCGGAAAAACGCATGCCGACCCTTGATGAAATCAATGCGGCCGCGCCCGACACCCCCGTCTTCATCCTGCACCTGTACGACCGCGCCCTGCTCAACCGCGCCGCCCTGCGCGTGGTCGGCTACGACAAGAATACGCCGAACCCGCCCGGCGGCGAAATCGTGCGCGACGCGGCCGGCAATCCGACCGGCATGCTGATCGCCCGCCCAAACGCCATGATTTTATATGCGACCCTGGCCAAGGGTCCAACCCTGCCGCGCGAATTGCAAGTCAATTCCACGCGCCAGTTCATGCGCGAACTGAACCGGCTTGGCCTGACCAGCGCCATTGACGCGGGCGGCGGCTTCCAGAATTATCCGGAAGACTACGCGGTGGTCGAGGAACTGGCGCAAAAAGAGCAGCTGACGATACGCATCGCCTACAACCTGTTCACGCAAAACAAGGGCCGCGAACTGGAAGATTTCGAGAAATGGACGGAGATGGTCACGCCTGGCCAGGGCGACGATTACTACCGCCACAACGGCGCCGGCGAAATGCTGGTCTTTTCGGCCGCCGACTTCGAGGATTTCCTCGAGCCGCGCCCTGACCTGGCGCCCGGCATGGACGACGAACTGGAAAAGGTCGTGCGCCACCTGGTCTCCAAACGCTGGCCGTTCCGCCTGCACGCCACCTATGACGAATCGATAGCCCGCATGCTGACGGTGTTTGAAAAGGTCAACCGCGATATCCCGTTCGACGGCCTGCACTGGATGTTCGACCACTGCGAAACCATCACGCCGAAAAACATCGACCGGGTCAAGGCGCTGGGCGGCGGCATCGCCATCCAGCACCGCATGGCCTTCCAGGGCGAATACTTTGTCGACCGCTACGGCGCGGAAGCGGCCAAGGCCACGCCGCCCATCGCGCGCATGCTGCAAACGGGCGTGCCCGTCGGCGGCGGCACGGACGCGACCCGGGTCGCCAGCTACAACCCGTGGACGGCGCTGTACTGGCTCGTATCGGGCCGCACCGTGGGCGGCTTGCGCCTGTACGACGCGGGCAGCCGTTTGTCGCGCGATACGGCGCTGGAACTGTGGACGGCGGGCAGCGCCTGGTTCTCCAGCGAGCAGGGCAAGAAGGGCCGCATCCAGGAAGGCATGCTGGCCGACCTGGCCGTGCTGAGCGCGGACTTTTTCAGCATCGATGAAGAGGCGATCAAGTCCATCGAATCCGTGCTCACCATCGTCGGCGGCAAGATCGTCTACGGCCAGGCGGAATTTACGCCACTGGCGCCACCTCCGATTCCCGTGCTGCCCGATTGGTCGCCCGTGAAAAACGTGGCCGGCCACTACC